The Mobula hypostoma unplaced genomic scaffold, sMobHyp1.1 scaffold_36, whole genome shotgun sequence genome window below encodes:
- the LOC134341608 gene encoding zinc finger protein 239-like, with protein sequence MAHQRVHTREQPFTCSDCGKGFTYPSKLKVHRRIHTGERPFTCSVCGKGFARSSHLLIHQSAHTGEKPFTCSDCGKGFTCSSQLKVHQRVHTGERPFTCSDCGKRFSCSSQLKVHQRVHTSERPFTCTECGKGFTRSSDLLRHQSVHTGEWPLTCSDCGKGFTRSSKLKEHQRVHTGERPFPCTDCGKGFTQLSHLLRHQSVHTGERPFTCLDCGKGFTCSSQLKVHQRVHTGEWPFTCSECEKGFTQLSQLKVHQRVHTGERPFSCSECGKGFTQLASLQAHQSVHTGERPFTCSDCGKGFICSSKLKVHQRVHTGDRPFTCSNCGKGFTQSYHLLVHQSLHTGERPFTCSDCGKGFTRSCELQSHQRVHTGERPTNCTDFGKSFSQPNQPNVHH encoded by the coding sequence atggctcaccagagagttcacaccagggagcagccgttcacctgctcagactgcggaaAGGGATTCACTTAcccatctaaactgaaggtacatcggcgaattcacactggggagaggcctttcacctgctcagtgtgtgggaagggattcgcaCGGTCATCCCACCTACTGATACACCAGTCAGCTCACACTGgtgagaagccgttcacctgctcagactgtgggaagggattcacttgctcatcccaactgaaggtacatcagcgagttcacactggggagaggccgttcacctgctcagactgtgggaagagattcagttgctcatctcaactgaaggtacatcagcgagttcacacttcGGAGAGGCCATTTACCTGcacagaatgtgggaagggattcactcggtcatccgacctattgagacaccagtcagttcacactggggagtggccgttgacctgctcagactgtgggaagggattcactcggtcatctaaactgaaggaacatcagagagttcacactggggagaggccgttcccgtgcacagactgtgggaaaggattcactcagttatctcacctgctgagacaccagtcagttcacactggggagaggccgttcacctgcttagactgtgggaagggattcacttgctcatctcaactgaaggtacatcagcgagttcacactggagagtggccgttcacctgctcagagtgtGAGAAGGGTTTCACTCAGTTATCTCAACTGAAGGTGCatcaacgagttcacactggggagaggccattcagctgCTCAGAGTGTGGGAAGGGTTTCACTCAGTTAGCTAGCCTAcaagcacaccagtcagttcacactggggagaggccattcacctgctcggactgtgggaagggattcatttgctcatctaaactgaaggtacatcagcgagttcacactggggacaggccattcacctgctcaaactgtgggaagggattcactcagtcatacCACCTACTGGTACATCAGTCacttcacactggggagcggccgttcacctgctcggactgtgggaagggattcacacgGTCATGTGAACTGCAGAgccaccagcgagttcacacaggggagaggcccaCCAACTGCACGGACTTTGGGAAGAGTTTCTCTCAgccaaatcaaccaaatgtgcatcactga
- the LOC134341621 gene encoding gastrula zinc finger protein XlCGF49.1-like yields the protein MAHQRVHTGKRTFTCSDCGKGFTKSSQLLKHLSVHTGQRDFTCSDCGKRFPHSSTLQRHQSVHTGERPFTCSVCCNTFTQSSHLQRHQSVHTGERPFTCSDCGKRFTQSSHLQRHQQVHSGEKPFTCSDCGKRFTQSSALLAHQSVHTGDWPFTCSECGKGFTRSSEVLAHQSVHRGEWPFTCSECGKGFTRSSTLLAHQRVHTGERPFSCCECGKAFTRLSHVLKHQQVHTV from the coding sequence atggctcaccagcgagtgcATACCGGGAAGCGgacattcacctgctcagattgtgggaagggattcactaaatcatctcagctactgaaacacctgtcagttcacactgggcagagggatttcacctgctcagattgtgggaagagATTTCCTCACTCTTccaccctacagagacaccagtcagttcacactggggagaggccattcacctgctcagtctgttgCAAtacattcactcagtcatcccacctacagagacaccagtcagttcacactggggagaggccattcacctgctcagactgtgggaagagattcactcagtcatcccacctacagagacaccagcaagttcacagtggggagaagccattcacctgctcagactgtgggaagagattcactcagtcatccgccctattggcacaccagtcagttcatactggggactggccattcacctgctcagaatgtggaaagggattcactcggtcatccgaagtactggcacaccagtcagttcaccgtggggagtggccgttcacctgctcagaatgtggaaagggattcactcgcTCTTCCACCCTattggcacaccagcgagttcacactggggagcggccgttcagctgctgtgaatgtgggaaggcatTCACACGACTGTCTCATGTACTgaaacaccagcaagttcacactgtgTAG